In Bacillus sp. NP247, one DNA window encodes the following:
- a CDS encoding antitoxin EndoAI, whose protein sequence is MSESSVTTEIVVRLPKQMVTELDGIGKQENKNRHELICQATQLLLRQHKTKKRYQHESMRRGYIEMGKINLGIASEAFLAEYEAAHTVERLVSGG, encoded by the coding sequence GTGTCCGAATCAAGTGTAACTACTGAAATCGTGGTTCGGTTGCCAAAGCAAATGGTAACGGAATTGGACGGAATTGGAAAACAAGAGAATAAGAATCGCCATGAACTAATTTGCCAGGCAACACAACTGTTATTGCGTCAACATAAGACGAAGAAACGCTACCAACATGAATCAATGCGACGTGGGTACATTGAAATGGGAAAAATTAATCTTGGTATTGCATCTGAAGCTTTCTTAGCAGAGTATGAAGCAGCTCATACAGTAGAACGCTTAGTTAGCGGGGGGTAA